The following are encoded together in the Chanodichthys erythropterus isolate Z2021 chromosome 16, ASM2448905v1, whole genome shotgun sequence genome:
- the LOC137003740 gene encoding uncharacterized protein, with translation MLTSGRTPQQACQQCHVEEAVIRCRDCLPKELYCSNCDVSVHHQYVLHNRESFVGGFYKAMSPKCIVTKDSTGEHVVSEHDCLLPIALPNKICCCGAEDVSVNAGRAIIFININGRYDLSLPLVTCKSCLKSWTPEVKDLILNGYWPGTIEFQTVYTVDLFSTFEDFKVTAPGLSRQAFVRMLQSRSMRSGRVGTISVDCFQRSFLEWTYCRHEMETLLGDDHFSCPACSQDMLAVSLDGNRKMYRFNRNGINENPYFDGTFFAKNEEVAEFLQTIRDKIKTSPGRTICGNSHFKAGSESNKKSQSKLDEEGVMISVCRHCILLNGLQMYRGEVFAYPLYLQKELGKTQKIEFVCTDVMCKYYPYLKRVCEAFPDLEYLLQMRPFLSVMHAKGHSTKCEVEWGGRNQEGAGLTVGEEVEAVNSFMSRAALTTKYMTKSARTDMITIHVRGWNLRKKLNLHNYLAQRYVKTLQRTAEVAGEIEMTKSHLNKTSEDLQQWVTDVQLWAASTPSTISSHDPQGLQRLMEGLVLKIHQKKMELYRETDSNKDRRRKRSAIAKEKSKLEEAITSYNALVSNAEAVDPADTLLAQEFSIWPWETESTVPLRQKKIVFDKIMLLSRLKEEKTILIKEMKQHWQFLAGVSKTLGDDIKLVRGDLKEGICPTNMSVEAYEGLCCIMLARLSDLQHQMSEVKSKYRQIVVDPSVLSIDEEDGEAVCEEFPYLHDDIDSSDED, from the exons ATGTTAACAAGCGGAAGGACACCTCAACAAGCTTGCCAACAGTGTCATGTGGAAGAGGCTGTTATTCGATGCAGAGACTGCCTCCCCAAAGAACTGTATTGCAGTAACTGTGATGTGTCAGTGCATCACCAGTATGTTCTACACAACAGGGAGTCATTTGTGGGAGGCTTTTACAAAGCCATGTCACCGAAATGCATCGTTACAAAAGACAGCACTGGTGAACATGTAGTTAGTGAGCACG ATTGTCTCCTACCGATCGCTTTGCCCAACAAGATTTGCTGTTGTGGTGCTGAGGATGTTTCAGTGAATGCTGGTCGTGCCATTATCTTCATAAATATTAATG GTCGCTATGATCTCTCCCTTCCTTTGGTAACCTGTAAGTCTTGCCTAAAATCGTGGACACCTGAGGTCAAAGACCTTATATTAAATGGGTACTGGCCTGGAAccattgagtttcaaacagtTTACACTGTCGACCTGTTCAGTACCTTTGAAGACTTTAAAGTCACAGCACCTGGCCTATCCAGACAGGCCTTTGTGAGAATGCTGCAAAGCCGCTCAATGCGTTCTGGCAGA GTTGGTACAATATCAGTGGACTGTTTTCAGCGCAGTTTTCTGGAATGGACGTACTGTAGACATGAGATGGAAACACTTCTTGGAGATGACCATTTCTCCTGCCCAGCTTGCAGTCAGGATATGCTGGCAGTGTCTCTTGATGGGAACAGGAAAATGTACAGGTTTAATCGCAACGG gatAAATGAAAATCCATATTTTGACGGAACCTTCTTTGCCAAAAATGAAGAGGTTGCAGAGTTTTTGCAAACTATTAGAGACAAAATCAAAACT TCACCAGGCCGAACCATTTGTGGAAACTCACACTTTAAAGCTGGTAGTGAGTCTAACAAGAAGTCTCAATCCAAACTTGATGAAGAGGGTGTGATGATTTCAGTCTGTAGACACTGCATTCTTTTGAATG GACTACAGATGTACCGTGGAGAAGTGTTTGCATACCCTCTTTATCTTCAAAAAGAGCTtggcaagacacaaaagattGAGTTTGTCTGCACTGATGTAATGTGCAAATATTACCCATACTTAAAAAGAGTGTGTGAGGCCTTTCCTGATCTAGAGTATCTTTTGCAAATGCGACCATTCTTATCAGTTATGCATGCAAAAGGTCATTCAACCAAATGTGAG GTGGAGTGGGGTGGCCGCAACCAAGAGGGAGCTG GTTTGACTGTCGGGGAGGAAGTGGAAGCAGTCAATTCATTTATGTCTCGTGCTGCATTGACAACAAAATATATGACCAAATCTG cacGCACAGATATGATCACTATCCATGTTCGTGGATGGAACCTAAGGAAAAAGTTAAATCTTCACAATTATCTTGCTCAAAGATATGTTAAG ACATTACAGAGAACAGCTGAGGTGGCAGGGGAGATTGAGATGACCAAATCCCACCTGAACAAAACAAGTGAAGATCTTCAGCAGTGGGTCACAGATGTTCAATTGTGGGCAGCATCAA CTCCGAGTACCATCAGTTCACATGATCCACAGGGGCTGCAGCGTCTAATGGAAGGCTTGGTCCTTAAAATCCACCAAAAGAAAATGGAGTTGTACAGAGAGACAG ACAGCAACAAAGACAGGCGACGCAAGCGATCTGCCATTGCTAAAGAGAAGAGCAAACTAGAAGAGGCCATAACATCATACAATGCTCTGGTCTCAAATGCAGAGGCTGTGGATCCAGCAGACACCCTTTTAGCACAAGAATTTTCAATATGGCCTTGGGAAACAG AATCCACTGTGCCCTTGAGACAAAAGAAGATTGTGTTTGACAAGATAATGCTGTTGTCTCgtttaaaagaagaaaagactattcTCATTAAAGAGATGAAACAACACTGGCAGTTCCTGGCTGGTGTCTCCAAGACATTAGGTGATGATATAAAGTTGGTCAGAGGTGACTTGAAAGAAGGGA TCTGTCCTACTAACATGTCTGTGGAGGCATACGAGGGACTGTGCTGCATTATGTTGGCAAGATTGAGTGACCTACAACATCAAATGAGTGAGGTGAAGTCAAAATATAG GCAGATTGTGGTGGATCCAAGTGTTCTCTCAATTGATGAGGAAGATGGAGAAGCAGTTTGTGAGGAATTTCCTTACCTCCATGATGACATTGATTCATCCGATGAAGACTGA
- the LOC137003507 gene encoding polymeric immunoglobulin receptor-like isoform X3 codes for MAVYAKKKMFYISIGFWLILGVECYSGWSNHVLTIKTGGSVTIPCRYDEKNPPQKKYWYSEYDQSKIYTNTSEENLSVIDHPDQSLFTVTMKNLQNKHTGGYSCAVETEGQPNVTYELHLKVQSAPDVSVVSSSISGHEGGNVSVQCFYSSGYQNELKQWCRYKDQSCYTVGRTETSQNSSVQISDDGRRSFTVLMTGLRLSDSGWFFCSSGEAMNPVHLTVTEAEPVSGPTDNPGNSRNKELLSVWLPVSAALLLLLILVGVFTWKWTQRSKQDKHQNRERNDSRTSDAVPQIWQL; via the exons ATGGCCGTATAcgcaaagaaaaaaatgttctaCATTTCAATCGGGTTTTGGCTCATTTTAG gtGTTGAATGCTACAGTGGCTGGTCAAATCATGTTTTAACTATTAAGACTGGAGGATCTGTCACCATCCCATGTCGTTATGATGAGAAAAACCCTCCGCAGAAGAAATACTGGTACTCAGAATATGATCAATCtaaaatatacacaaacacatcagagGAGAATCTGTCAGTAATTGATCATCCTGATCAGAGTCTCTTTACTGTGACTATGAAAAACCTGCAGAACAAACACACTGGAGGTTATTCTTGTGCTGTGGAGACTGAAGGACAGCCAAATGTCACATATGAGCTTCATCTCAAGGTTCAGTCTG CTCCTGATGTGTCTGTGGTGAGCAGCAGTATATCTGGACATGAAGGTGGTAATGTCAGTGTCCAGTGTTTCTACAGTTCTGGATATCAGAATGAACTCAAACAGTGGTGCAGATATAAAGATCAGAGCTGTTACACAGTGGGGAGGACTGAAACATCCCAGAATTCATCAGTCCAGATCAGTGATGATGGGAGAAGATCCTTCACTGTGCTGATGACTGGACTGAGACTCAGTGATTCTGGATGGTTCTTCTGCTCTTCTGGAGAGGCAATGAACCCTGTTCATCTCACTGTAACAGAGGCCGAAccag TAAGCGGGCCAACAGACAATCCAGGAAACTC CAGAAATAAAGAGCTTCTGTCTGTGTGGCTTCCAGTTTCAGCTGctcttctgctgctgttgattcTGGTCGGTGTTTTCACCTGGAAATGGACACAGAGATCCA agcAAGATAAACACCAAAATAGAGAGAGAAACGACAGCAGGACCAGTGATGCA GTCCCTCAAATTTGGCAGCTTTAA
- the LOC137003507 gene encoding polymeric immunoglobulin receptor-like isoform X1, with translation MAVYAKKKMFYISIGFWLILGVECYSGWSNHVLTIKTGGSVTIPCRYDEKNPPQKKYWYSEYDQSKIYTNTSEENLSVIDHPDQSLFTVTMKNLQNKHTGGYSCAVETEGQPNVTYELHLKVQSAPDVSVVSSSISGHEGGNVSVQCFYSSGYQNELKQWCRYKDQSCYTVGRTETSQNSSVQISDDGRRSFTVLMTGLRLSDSGWFFCSSGEAMNPVHLTVTEAEPVSGPTDNPGNSSETGISKNKNKTDTEDQQIRNKELLSVWLPVSAALLLLLILVGVFTWKWTQRSKQDKHQNRERNDSRTSDAVPQIWQL, from the exons ATGGCCGTATAcgcaaagaaaaaaatgttctaCATTTCAATCGGGTTTTGGCTCATTTTAG gtGTTGAATGCTACAGTGGCTGGTCAAATCATGTTTTAACTATTAAGACTGGAGGATCTGTCACCATCCCATGTCGTTATGATGAGAAAAACCCTCCGCAGAAGAAATACTGGTACTCAGAATATGATCAATCtaaaatatacacaaacacatcagagGAGAATCTGTCAGTAATTGATCATCCTGATCAGAGTCTCTTTACTGTGACTATGAAAAACCTGCAGAACAAACACACTGGAGGTTATTCTTGTGCTGTGGAGACTGAAGGACAGCCAAATGTCACATATGAGCTTCATCTCAAGGTTCAGTCTG CTCCTGATGTGTCTGTGGTGAGCAGCAGTATATCTGGACATGAAGGTGGTAATGTCAGTGTCCAGTGTTTCTACAGTTCTGGATATCAGAATGAACTCAAACAGTGGTGCAGATATAAAGATCAGAGCTGTTACACAGTGGGGAGGACTGAAACATCCCAGAATTCATCAGTCCAGATCAGTGATGATGGGAGAAGATCCTTCACTGTGCTGATGACTGGACTGAGACTCAGTGATTCTGGATGGTTCTTCTGCTCTTCTGGAGAGGCAATGAACCCTGTTCATCTCACTGTAACAGAGGCCGAAccag TAAGCGGGCCAACAGACAATCCAGGAAACTC AAGTGAAACAGGAATCtccaagaataaaaataaaactgacacTGAAGACCAACAAAT CAGAAATAAAGAGCTTCTGTCTGTGTGGCTTCCAGTTTCAGCTGctcttctgctgctgttgattcTGGTCGGTGTTTTCACCTGGAAATGGACACAGAGATCCA agcAAGATAAACACCAAAATAGAGAGAGAAACGACAGCAGGACCAGTGATGCA GTCCCTCAAATTTGGCAGCTTTAA
- the LOC137003507 gene encoding polymeric immunoglobulin receptor-like isoform X4, whose protein sequence is MAVYAKKKMFYISIGFWLILGVECYSGWSNHVLTIKTGGSVTIPCRYDEKNPPQKKYWYSEYDQSKIYTNTSEENLSVIDHPDQSLFTVTMKNLQNKHTGGYSCAVETEGQPNVTYELHLKVQSAPDVSVVSSSISGHEGGNVSVQCFYSSGYQNELKQWCRYKDQSCYTVGRTETSQNSSVQISDDGRRSFTVLMTGLRLSDSGWFFCSSGEAMNPVHLTVTEAEPVSGPTDNPGNSNKELLSVWLPVSAALLLLLILVGVFTWKWTQRSKQDKHQNRERNDSRTSDAVPQIWQL, encoded by the exons ATGGCCGTATAcgcaaagaaaaaaatgttctaCATTTCAATCGGGTTTTGGCTCATTTTAG gtGTTGAATGCTACAGTGGCTGGTCAAATCATGTTTTAACTATTAAGACTGGAGGATCTGTCACCATCCCATGTCGTTATGATGAGAAAAACCCTCCGCAGAAGAAATACTGGTACTCAGAATATGATCAATCtaaaatatacacaaacacatcagagGAGAATCTGTCAGTAATTGATCATCCTGATCAGAGTCTCTTTACTGTGACTATGAAAAACCTGCAGAACAAACACACTGGAGGTTATTCTTGTGCTGTGGAGACTGAAGGACAGCCAAATGTCACATATGAGCTTCATCTCAAGGTTCAGTCTG CTCCTGATGTGTCTGTGGTGAGCAGCAGTATATCTGGACATGAAGGTGGTAATGTCAGTGTCCAGTGTTTCTACAGTTCTGGATATCAGAATGAACTCAAACAGTGGTGCAGATATAAAGATCAGAGCTGTTACACAGTGGGGAGGACTGAAACATCCCAGAATTCATCAGTCCAGATCAGTGATGATGGGAGAAGATCCTTCACTGTGCTGATGACTGGACTGAGACTCAGTGATTCTGGATGGTTCTTCTGCTCTTCTGGAGAGGCAATGAACCCTGTTCATCTCACTGTAACAGAGGCCGAAccag TAAGCGGGCCAACAGACAATCCAGGAAACTC AAATAAAGAGCTTCTGTCTGTGTGGCTTCCAGTTTCAGCTGctcttctgctgctgttgattcTGGTCGGTGTTTTCACCTGGAAATGGACACAGAGATCCA agcAAGATAAACACCAAAATAGAGAGAGAAACGACAGCAGGACCAGTGATGCA GTCCCTCAAATTTGGCAGCTTTAA
- the LOC137003507 gene encoding CMRF35-like molecule 5 isoform X2 — protein MAVYAKKKMFYISIGFWLILGVECYSGWSNHVLTIKTGGSVTIPCRYDEKNPPQKKYWYSEYDQSKIYTNTSEENLSVIDHPDQSLFTVTMKNLQNKHTGGYSCAVETEGQPNVTYELHLKVQSAPDVSVVSSSISGHEGGNVSVQCFYSSGYQNELKQWCRYKDQSCYTVGRTETSQNSSVQISDDGRRSFTVLMTGLRLSDSGWFFCSSGEAMNPVHLTVTEAEPVSGPTDNPGNSSETGISKNKNKTDTEDQQINKELLSVWLPVSAALLLLLILVGVFTWKWTQRSKQDKHQNRERNDSRTSDAVPQIWQL, from the exons ATGGCCGTATAcgcaaagaaaaaaatgttctaCATTTCAATCGGGTTTTGGCTCATTTTAG gtGTTGAATGCTACAGTGGCTGGTCAAATCATGTTTTAACTATTAAGACTGGAGGATCTGTCACCATCCCATGTCGTTATGATGAGAAAAACCCTCCGCAGAAGAAATACTGGTACTCAGAATATGATCAATCtaaaatatacacaaacacatcagagGAGAATCTGTCAGTAATTGATCATCCTGATCAGAGTCTCTTTACTGTGACTATGAAAAACCTGCAGAACAAACACACTGGAGGTTATTCTTGTGCTGTGGAGACTGAAGGACAGCCAAATGTCACATATGAGCTTCATCTCAAGGTTCAGTCTG CTCCTGATGTGTCTGTGGTGAGCAGCAGTATATCTGGACATGAAGGTGGTAATGTCAGTGTCCAGTGTTTCTACAGTTCTGGATATCAGAATGAACTCAAACAGTGGTGCAGATATAAAGATCAGAGCTGTTACACAGTGGGGAGGACTGAAACATCCCAGAATTCATCAGTCCAGATCAGTGATGATGGGAGAAGATCCTTCACTGTGCTGATGACTGGACTGAGACTCAGTGATTCTGGATGGTTCTTCTGCTCTTCTGGAGAGGCAATGAACCCTGTTCATCTCACTGTAACAGAGGCCGAAccag TAAGCGGGCCAACAGACAATCCAGGAAACTC AAGTGAAACAGGAATCtccaagaataaaaataaaactgacacTGAAGACCAACAAAT AAATAAAGAGCTTCTGTCTGTGTGGCTTCCAGTTTCAGCTGctcttctgctgctgttgattcTGGTCGGTGTTTTCACCTGGAAATGGACACAGAGATCCA agcAAGATAAACACCAAAATAGAGAGAGAAACGACAGCAGGACCAGTGATGCA GTCCCTCAAATTTGGCAGCTTTAA